From Camelina sativa cultivar DH55 chromosome 20, Cs, whole genome shotgun sequence, the proteins below share one genomic window:
- the LOC104770157 gene encoding OTU domain-containing protein DDB_G0284757-like yields the protein MSNNQTKSLCLDDLSDREILEYRLEWEGFTEIKMKSDGNCQFRALADQLYKTSDSHKLVRQEIVQQLKSHPKMYKGFVNNMNFSDYVKNMSKNSEWGDEVTLKAAADVYAVKIVLITSIKQTPFIKVLPKSQKEPDRVIHLSYLSGIHFNSIHKKKDSGLGSASMKKLQKKKEREQKKIEEEQKKKEEEDK from the exons atgtctaacaACCAGACGAAATCGTTGTGTTTGGACGATCTTAGTGATCGAGAAATACTTGAGTATAG ATTGGAGTGGGAAGGTTTCACCGAAATCAAGATGAAAAGTGATGGAAATTGCCAG TTCCGTGCTTTAGCTGATCAACTTTATAAAACCTCCGATTCTCATAAACTTGTTAGACAAGAAATCGTACAACAG CTTAAATCTCATCCAAAGATGTACAAAGGATTTGTTAATAACATGAACTTCTCCGACTATGTCAAGAACATGTCCAAGAACTCTGAATGGGGCGATGAAGTCACATTAAAAGCCGCTGCTGATGTGTATGCGGTCAAAATAGTACTCATTACATCAATCAAACAGACTCCATTCATTAAGGTTTTGCCCAAGTCTCAAAAAGAACCCGACAGAGTCATTCATTTGAGCTATCTCTCAGGGATCCATTTCAACTccatccacaaaaaaaaag ATTCAGGTTTAGGTTCTGCCTCGATGAAGAAgctacagaagaagaaggagagggagCAGAAGAAAATTGAGGAGGagcagaagaaaaaagaggaggaggacaag